ctgttctctttaaccactgagaataggacaagaaacaatgggcttaaatttcagcaagggcggtttaggtttgacaggaagtttttccttttgtccaagtggttgagcactggaataaattgcttagggaggttgcagaatctccatcactggagatttttaagagtaggttagacagacatctgtgagggatggtctagatcagtggttttcaaactctttttctggtgacccagttgaaaaAAACTGTTGATGCCCGCGATCcaaaggagctggggatgaggagtctggggtgtgggctgcggccagaaatgaggggctcagagtgtgggagggggtcagggctctgggctggggctgcaggagcgggctctgggtttggggggttcAGAGCTGGGACAGGGGTGTGGTGTTACTTAGGGaggctcctggtcagcggtgcagctggggtgcagaggcaggcttcctgcctttcCTGGCACTGCGGACaacgctgcaccccggaagcggccagcagcatgtccggctcctaggcgcaggggtgcAAGCAGCTCCGCatggctctcgcccacaggcattgccccacccagctcccactggccgggaactggccaatgggagtgcagagccggtgctcggggcgggggcagcgcatggagccctggggctcaccccccacctaggagctggacctgctgctggccgctgccAGGGCACAGTGCAGTGTCGGAACAgctagggactagcctgccttagctgggcagcaccaccgacgggacttttaacagcccggtcagcagtgctgatgaGAGCCGCCGCGGCCCAGTGCCTTTCATTCCACAACCCAGTTCTGGGTcacgacccgcagtttgaaaaccactggtctagataatacttagtcctgccatgagtgcatgggactggactagaggacttCGAGGTCCcttcagtcctacaattctatgtcACTGTTACAGGCTGTAGAAGTTCATATGTTGATGACCTCTGATTAGAGAGGTAAGGCACAGTACAATGATTTGGGTGTTCAGGGGTGAGACAGAGATAATGACCAGACACATTATGCTTCATTTTCCAATCCTGCATTGTGATTACACAAACAACAAAATGATTATTTCTGACTCAGGTCATGAGAGATTAGATTAGCTGTCAGAAGTTTAAGCCTAAATTGCTTAACAGCTGACATCAGTCTGCATTTCTATCAAGCCCAGCAGAACAGTTTAGTGTTTAATAACCCCCGCAACAAATACAGAACcagtggggattgaacccaggaccaTCCGCACTAATAGTACTACAGTAGAACTAGAGGAGTAACCATTATCTGGTAGCAACAGTATGTTCTTATACTCTCCTATGGATCTGCCACTAAAAGGAGACAGGAAACATTGACCCAGGGGCACAGGAATGTTGAGTCATGCCAGTGGGAACGCCCCCACCATCACCCCAAAAATAGAATTCATAAAGTAAATTGCATCTTCCCAACAACACAGCAGCATGAGTTCAAAGTAGTTTGAAAGCACATCTTTTATGGAAAGCACTGTCACAAGAAATACACCTTTTGCTACCTGTTTACGCCACTACTGAACGTGCCCCAAACGAAAGCAGAATTTGATTGCTCCTGTAGATCTGCCAAAAGGAAATAGACATCATTGTGGCTCAGTACCGAGTAACTTCTGCAAGCGTCATAGCAACATCAAATAAGAAATATGGCAGAGACGCTGCTAGGTTTACAAAACGGAATGAGAATTTTTTAAGGCTTGGCATAAGTGACAGCAAAGCAGACATTTAACTGAGAAATATAAAGTGTAAAGGTTATCATCAATTTCCATTTTCATCAAAGCACAGATGGTGCAACAGACTATATGGAAAACAACAGAAGTTTTGTAGAGAATAGAAGGCATGTGGAAGAGCCTGTGAAGCAGGAGAACTTCATTTGTTCAGAGACAGTATAATTGGGTGTCCCAACACATGATCTGTGCAGAAGAATCTATGGGACCTCTCTCTCCTAGTCCATGTGACTTCTTTGGGGACAAGAAGAAGGGAATAGCAGGCGCTGACAGCCCGTGTCATCAACCTACGTCCTTACCTCTATCCCAATCTTCGTCACATGGGGGTGGCTGCCACATGCTGACAATGTTCATCTTCTCTCCCTGGCAGTTATTTGACTGACTCACTTAAAGCAAAGAAGAGTCTTAGTGAGAAAATCTTTTTGgataaaataaaatcctatttTAGGTACATTAATCATTTTTTGACCTGGCTGTAGAATAGCTCTAGGCCTTGGAGAGGAGCAGCATACACTGGAAGCTGATCAGGTACTCCCCTAGTCTTAGGAGCAAAACTCTTGAGGCCAGGGATGGGCATCTTGAAGGTAGCAAAGGGATACAAAATCCATGAGAACCCTTTGGTGGGCCATACCTTAAGAGGCTATATATTGTCTAACTCAGAAAGGTTTGTACAACACCGAATGTTTGGCAAGCCAAATCAAATGATCtggcagggtggatgtggcccccaTTTGCCAATGCCTGTTTTAGGCCTTTTCTAAAGCTAAACAATTCTGCACACATTTTTCAGCAATGGTGCAGCTGCTCCAACATACGAATTGGGAGAGGGTTCAGGTGTGTTTCTACTGTCATGTCACAAAAATCTTCTCAGGGTTTTTTCACTACTGTCATGCTCTAAGCCCTGTCTACATTAACACGCACATCATTGCTATCTTCAGTACAACTCTACATTTGCCAGAGAATAGGTACGTTTTCCAGTGTAGTGATAGCCATATAGATATATCAGTGGGGGGAAGAACTGGAACATGACCCACATAACCAAGTGATTTAGGTGCTGGGCTGACAGACCTGGATAGTGAACTCCTCATCACAGAGCAGACAGCATGGGCAGTGGTAGGGAAGCTTCTCCATAGTCCCCTCCCCAACttgccccactctgaactggagGAACCCAACTCCTGTTGGGAAAGTTATTTAGCCTCCCTGGCTCAGTCATGGCTTTTCTGCTAAGATAGTCAAGAAGGATGTAACAGAAGTGAGGATTGTTATGATCTAGACACTTGTCCattaagaactggactgagaccaattTATTTCACATATGCCACTAGACAGGCTATAAAGATTTTTGGTCACTATCAGATCAGATCTGCACTGGAGACCCACCCCTCTCATGGCCACTATCTTTCCTCTCTAAGCCATCCAGATTCCCAACTAGATCTCATTCAACACACACAGTTTATGGCATAATGCACAGTTCCCATTTTAATGCTAAAATCTCTGGCAGATAACACATGTAATACAAGCCAGTTGCCTCTCAGATGCTTAGGAGAATTTGCATGGACACAGAATGAATGAAACTCAAGCCTTCAAGGACTCCTGCTGCTTCAGGATCATGAAGCACTACagctaaaggtttcagagtaacagccgtgttagtctgtattcgcaaaaagaaaaggagtacttgtggcaccatagagactaaccaatttatttgagcatgagctttcgtgagctacagctcacttcatcggatgcatccgatgaagtgagctgtagctcacgaaagctcatgctcaaataaattggttagtctctaaggtgccacaagtactccttttctttttacaggtaaAGGGTTGCTTATGGAATAATAGAGCATTAAAACAATCTAACATTAACAGCAGAAGTTACGTTAGAACTCCATTAGCCCAAGAGTTCCCAAAGTGAGTTTACAGAGCCGAAGGAGTCTAATATTTTCTCACCAATGTGCTCCTCAATGAAGCTTTTGTCATCACAGCTTGATATATGACGGCTGATCTCAGCTCTGGGAACCTGATGGCGGGCATTAAAGGGGCATGTGGCTAGCTGCTTTGCAATTTCAGGGTGGTTCTAGAGAAACAGAAAAAGCATGTGCTATCTCACTGAATTCATCCAAACCCTTGTGTTTTCTAATCACTAGTGAAGGGTTTGTGCAATCTGCATCCTGAAATAGgttgaaaaaattaaaacaaggaaAGTCAAACTTAGTTCAGGTCCTGAGCACAAAAGCAGTGGAAAAACAGCAAAGCATATGCATCCTTTATGATACAGcctatgtttgtttattttcacatTTAAACTACGCCCTGCATTTATCTGATTGAAGATCAGCCCCAGAAGAAGCACAGTGAAACTGTTGCAGTGTCATCACTGGCATGGTTCAGTGCACAGATGAAATTGCCCTAAAAACCCTACATGGGGAGTAAGTGCTTTGAAACCCTAAATAATTCagccactttatttttaaattaagtaagAGACAAACTAGAGAACAAGAAGAAAATCCAGGAAAGtgtgaatgatggaggcaacctagtgacagaggatgtggaaaaagctaatgtactttttttgcctctgtcttcacgaacaaggtcagctcccagactactgcactgggcagcacagcatgtggaggaggtgaccagccctctgtggagaaagaagtggttcgggactatttagaaaagctgggcgagcacaagtccatggggctggatatgctgcatccgagaatgctgaaggagttggcggatatgactgcagagccattggccattctctttgaaaactcatggcgatcgggggaggccccagacgactggaaaaaggctaatgtagtgcccatctttaaaaaagggaagaaggaggatcctgggaactacaggccagtcagcctcacctcagtccctggaaaaatcatggagcaggtcctcaaggaatcaattctgaagcacttagaggagaggaaagtgatcaggaacagtcagcatggattcaccaagggcaagtcatgcctgactaatctaattgccttctatgacgagataactggttctgtggatgaagggaaagcagtggacgtgttattccttgtctttagcaaagctttt
Above is a genomic segment from Lepidochelys kempii isolate rLepKem1 unplaced genomic scaffold, rLepKem1.hap2 scaffold_59, whole genome shotgun sequence containing:
- the LOC140904655 gene encoding gametocyte-specific factor 1-like isoform X3, which encodes MDLEGNSVDALDPERLIQCPYDKYHQIRACRFPYHLIKCRKNHPEIAKQLATCPFNARHQVPRAEISRHISSCDDKSFIEEHIVSQSNNCQGEKMNIVSMWQPPPCDEDWDRDLQEQSNSAFVWGTFSSGVNSPGSSVVMEQKSNLMSGMRAPKSLPYSLSWKSRAGN
- the LOC140904655 gene encoding gametocyte-specific factor 1-like isoform X5, giving the protein MRRFGAKSAGNKVLHTDHEPQVDALDPERLIQCPYDKYHQIRACRFPYHLIKCRKNHPEIAKQLATCPFNARHQVPRAEISRHISSCDDKSFIEEHIVSQSNNCQGEKMNIVSMWQPPPCDEDWDRDLQEQSNSAFVWGTFSSGVNR
- the LOC140904655 gene encoding gametocyte-specific factor 1-like isoform X1, with protein sequence MRRFGAKSAGNKVLHTDHEPQVDALDPERLIQCPYDKYHQIRACRFPYHLIKCRKNHPEIAKQLATCPFNARHQVPRAEISRHISSCDDKSFIEEHIVSQSNNCQGEKMNIVSMWQPPPCDEDWDRDLQEQSNSAFVWGTFSSGVNSPGSSVVMEQKSNLMSGMRAPKSLPYSLSWKSRAGN
- the LOC140904655 gene encoding gametocyte-specific factor 1-like isoform X2 translates to MPPARNKVLHTDHEPQVDALDPERLIQCPYDKYHQIRACRFPYHLIKCRKNHPEIAKQLATCPFNARHQVPRAEISRHISSCDDKSFIEEHIVSQSNNCQGEKMNIVSMWQPPPCDEDWDRDLQEQSNSAFVWGTFSSGVNSPGSSVVMEQKSNLMSGMRAPKSLPYSLSWKSRAGN